The following nucleotide sequence is from Campylobacter coli 76339.
GTTGCGAGTGAATTTAAGGCAAATTTGACTTCAACCATCATCAAATCTTTAATTTCAAGTATTGTGAAAACAAGTTTAAATGTGACTGCGGCTAAAAATGATGAGAGTGGAATTTTAAGTCTTGCTACAAATATTTTTAGCATTGCAACCACAAGAAGTGATTTAAGATTTTGGAATTTTTTACCTAAAAATATCCAAGTTTTAATGATTGAAAACGATGGATTAGTGCAAATTTATGATGATAAAAATCAAAGAATTTATTCTAGTGAATTAGATACTAATAAAAATGTATTGATTATGGTGCGTTCTTTTAGTTCTCAATTTCCCGCTAGAATTTACAAAATTGAAAATTAAAAGGGTATAATTACAAAAAAGGAGGAAATAATGAAAAAAAATATTTTTATAATTTTTAGTGCGTTTTTTGCGGTATTTTTTACAGCTTGTGGGGCGCCTGTTTATACGGATGGTTACGCAACTCAAAAAAAACAAGGCAATGCTTTAACCCTAGGACTTGATAGAGAAGATTTTGAAAAAACTGCTCAAATTATGATAGATAGTATGTTAAGCGATCCTGCTTTTGCTAACATTCAGCCAGGTCAAAGAAAGGTTATTGCTATAGGTAAAATTATCAATGATACCCCTCAACGCATTGATACAGATAAACTCATCAGCAAGATCACCATAGCACTTAGAAAGTCGGGTAAATTTGTTTTAACAACAGCTGTTGCAGCGGGTGGGGCTAGAGATGAAATGAGTGAAGCAGTAAGAGAATTAAGAGATAATGATGAATTTAATCAAAACACCATTGCCAGCAAAGGAACTTTGGTTGCACCTGATTTTTCAATCAGTGGTAAGATCCGTCAAGATAATGTCAAGCTTAAAAATGGAGATATACAAGCAGAGTATTTCTTTTATCTAAGCGTTACGGATTTAAATTCAGGACTTGCTTATTGGGAAGATGAAAGAACGATTGATAAAACAGGTTCAAGCAAATCGGTAACTTGGTAATGAAAAAAATCTTTTTATTTTTAACTATCTTGAGTTTTGTATGGGCTCAAGATGATGTTATTATTTATGATTATGTTCCATTAGAGGATGTTAATTTAAGTTCTTTAGATTCTGTTCAAAGTCTTAAAACTTTGCCCCATCAAAGAAGTAAATTTCAAAAAGTAGTGCAAGGAAATGGAACAGGTGAAAGTAAAGAAGAAGCTTTAAATAATGCTTTAATCGATGCTTTGTCACAATTTAAGGGAGTTTCTAGTGTCAATTTAAGACAAGAAATTCAAAGTATTGATTTAAATTTCTCTCATTTGGGACAAATTTCACAAAAATCTAAAAGCATTCTTCAAAATGTAAGCAAGGGTCGCATCGATACTTACAAAGTAGATAAAATTGACCAAAATGGAACACTTTGGCAAGTTGAAATTTCGGCTTTTAAATCTTTGTATCAAAGCGATAATAAACCC
It contains:
- a CDS encoding Putative lipoprotein; the encoded protein is MKKNIFIIFSAFFAVFFTACGAPVYTDGYATQKKQGNALTLGLDREDFEKTAQIMIDSMLSDPAFANIQPGQRKVIAIGKIINDTPQRIDTDKLISKITIALRKSGKFVLTTAVAAGGARDEMSEAVRELRDNDEFNQNTIASKGTLVAPDFSISGKIRQDNVKLKNGDIQAEYFFYLSVTDLNSGLAYWEDERTIDKTGSSKSVTW